From a single Osmerus mordax isolate fOsmMor3 chromosome 6, fOsmMor3.pri, whole genome shotgun sequence genomic region:
- the cspg5a gene encoding chondroitin sulfate proteoglycan 5 has product MHGKETRFCTGCSRLLMLSCVLVLHFIPLVDGNAVGVNATEFDTTSNMTSLIMEEVAKINNVVEAAGTSGPASPVFPVTQRAGRTPRAGEQEQGSGMLGEGVEPTVEEGVAAPPQISPDSAETELLLPGNTRGQENEGEEEEEEEEHVPQAEVPWLNAKDLDRVLELDRFTTTSAPHSSAGNPAHPDVLTVDFFDHASRGRALDLPSPSPSPLAHELQGGDSTSWAMPDNYDYLTPYEDGVSPTADEYSYSTTTDTYDGDEDLRLSAGTPSRSKPRDPSSGSLTPDEALLSGGASAPGRPAVQSVDGSDGVGGCRVGYVKQNGTCRSPCDTLAPSYCFNGGQCYLLEGMGVFCRCNVQDYIWHKGARCESVVTEFQVMCLAIGASALMVLLLFMIIVCFAKKLHVLKTENNKLRKRSSKYRPPSEQHNDNFSLSTIAEGSHPNVRKLCDTPPNVPHARALAYYDNIICQKTMSRYTWECKTKEEPDCEDDPNAQNKLEDPVKAPPKEDESLNIHNSLTPKHENHKVLGEENSSEVNSLQNNMM; this is encoded by the exons atgcacggaAAGGAGACTAGGTTTTGCACGGGATGCTCGAGGCTACTGATGCTGTCATGCGTCTTGGTTCTACATTTCATTCCGCTAGTAGATG GGAATGCTGTGGGGGTAAATGCCACAGAGTTTGACACCACATCAAATATGACATCCCTGATAATGGAGGAGGTGGCCAAAATCAACAATGTTGTAGAGGCAGCAGGCACCAGCGGCCCGGCTAGTCCCGTTTTCCCTGTGACCCAGAGGGCAGGCCGTACCCCTCGGGCCggggagcaggagcagggtAGTGGCATGCTGGGAGAAGGGGTGGAGCCAACTGTGGAGGAAGGTGTGGCAGCCCCACCACAAATAAGCCCAGATTCGGCTGAGACAGAGCTCCTGTTGCCCGGCAACACTCGTGGCCaggagaatgagggagaagaggaggaggaagaagaagaacatgTCCCGCAAGCTGAGGTTCCCTGGCTCAATGCCAAGGACCTGGACCGCGTCCTTGAACTGGACCGCTTCACCACCACTTCTGCCCCACACTCGTCTGCCGGCAACCCCGCACACCCAGACGTCCTGACCGTGGACTTCTTCGACCATGCCTCCCGAGGCCGCGCCCTGGaccttccctctccatctccatctccgctAGCCCATGAGCTGCAGGGTGGGGATTCCACCTCATGGGCTATGCCTGACAACTATGACTACCTCACACCCTACGAAGACGGCGTCTCGCCCACAGCTGATGAATACTCCTACAGCACTACTACTGACACCTACGATGGCGACGAAGATCTGAGGCTCTCTGCCGGCACTCCATCCCGCTCCAAGCCAAGGGACCCCAGCTCTGGCTCCTTAACTCCAGATGAGGCTCTTCTGAGCGGGGGTGCCTCTGCCCCTGGTCGCCCTGCAGTCCAGTCAGTGGACGGCTCGGACGGAGTAGGTGGCTGCCGCGTGGGCTATGTGAAGCAGAACGGTACCTGCCGCTCACCGTGCGACACCTTGGCTCCGAGCTATTGCTTCAACGGGGGTCAGTGTTACTTGCTGGAAGGCATGGGAGTCTTCTGCAG GTGTAACGTGCAGGACTACATCTGGCACAAGGGGGCACGCTGCGAGTCTGTGGTCACGGAGTTCCAGGTGATGTGTCTGGCCATCGGGGCATCAGCCCTCATGGTTCTGTTGCTCTTCATGATCATTGTCTGCTTTGCCAAGAAGCTCCATGTGCTTAAGACCGAGAACAACAAGCTGCGCAAACGCAG CAGTAAGTACCGGCCTCCATCGGAGCAGCACAATGATAATTTCTCCTTGTCTACCATCGCTGAGGGCTCCCACCCAAATGTAAGGAAACTGTGCGACACCCCTCCTAACGTCCCTCATGCCCGTGCTTTGGCTTACTATGATAACATTATCTGTCAG aaAACCATGAGCAGATACACCTGGGAATGTAAGACCAAAGAGGAGCCCGACTGTGAG gATGATCCCAATGCCCAGAACAAGCTGGAGGACCCTGTGAAGGCCCCGCCTAAGGAGGACGAGTCCCTGAACATCCACAACTCCCTGACCCCCAAACATGAGAACCACAAGGTCCTGGGCGAGGAGAACTCCTCGGAGGTTAACTCGCTGCAGAATAACATGATGTAA